One Spea bombifrons isolate aSpeBom1 chromosome 1, aSpeBom1.2.pri, whole genome shotgun sequence DNA window includes the following coding sequences:
- the LOC128493807 gene encoding galactoside alpha-(1,2)-fucosyltransferase 2-like — protein sequence MSSQILWIIFSGIAFIFTAGISYIYHSNTDDLKSFLERIQYKRVNVTETRLIEMWPKAATKPALTGMWTVNAIGRLGNLMGEYATLYALAKLNGHQAYIYPGMHDQLSKIFKIKLPVVPNEVLDRIKWRNYGLNDWMSPEYNNIKGEYVRLTGYPCSFTFYHHMKDEILEEFTFHDFVKEESYTYLAKARGDQKNVTFVGVHVRRGDYIHVMPNTWRGVVADKGYLQKAMDYFRDKYENPLFVVTSNGMDWCKENINNSLGDVHFAGDGKEGSPGRDFALLAHCNHTIMTIGTFGVWAGYLTGGETIYLSNYTLPDSPFLRLFKYEAAFLPEWIGIPADLSPLLNKANP from the coding sequence ATGAGCAGCCAAATCCTTTGGATCATCTTCAGTGGTATAGCATtcatctttacagcagggataTCATATATTTACCATTCCAACACAGATGATTTAAAATCATTTCTGGAAAGAATACAATATAAGAGAGTGAATGTCACAGAGACACGACTCATAGAAATGTGGCCAAAAGCTGCCACCAAGCCGGCTCTGACGGGTATGTGGACCGTAAATGCTATCGGACGACTGGGTAATTTAATGGGGGAATATGCCACACTCTACGCCCTCGCAAAGTTGAACGGTCACCAAGCCTATATTTATCCGGGAATGCACGACCAGTTATCCAAGATCTTTAAAATTAAGCTGCCCGTTGTCCCCAATGAGGTTCTAGATCGTATTAAATGGAGAAACTACGGACTTAATGATTGGATGTCTCCAGAATACAATAACATCAAAGGAGAATATGTTAGATTAACTGGTTACCCTTGCTCATTCACCTTCTATCATCACATGAAGGATGAAATTCTTGAGGAATTTACTTTTCACGATTTTGTTAAAGAGGAAAGCTACACCTACCTTGCTAAAGCACGAGGAGACCAGAAAAATGTGACTTTTGTTGGGGTGCATGTCCGTAGAGGAGACTACATTCATGTCATGCCAAACACATGGAGAGGGGTTGTAGCTGATAAGGGGTATTTACAGAAGGCCATGGACTACTTCAGGGACAAGTATGAAAACCCTCTTTTCGTGGTGACCAGTAATGGCATGGACTGGTGCAAGGAGAACATCAATAATTCCCTCGGAGATGTCCACTTTGCTGGAGATGGTAAAGAAGGTTCTCCAGGACGAGACTTTGCCCTCTTGGCCCATTGTAACCATACCATAATGACCATAGGGACATTTGGGGTCTGGGCTGGATATCTGACAGGCGGCGAGACCATCTACCTTTCAAATTACACTTTGCCCGATTCTCCATTTCTCAGACTTTTCAAGTATGAAGCAGCTTTTCTCCCAGAATGGATCGGGATCCCTGCCGACCTCTCGCCTTTACTAAATAAAGCCAACCCATAA